A genomic segment from Glycine max cultivar Williams 82 chromosome 1, Glycine_max_v4.0, whole genome shotgun sequence encodes:
- the LOC100811366 gene encoding receptor-like protein 43: protein MGTLCFPLFATMAIWGLLLGAESKTHVGDAEVLKELKQGLEPGSVKPGSCVSSWDFTLDPCDNLFGDKFTCGFRCDVVVSGLSRVTELALDQAGYSGSLSFTWNLPYLQTLDLSNNYFSGQIPYSFSNLTRLSRLSLSSNSFSGEIPSSLGTLSNLQELYLDNNNLRGTIPQSFDNLANLKRLELQSNKLNTRLPNLGSLRNLKFLYLSDNSVTGTLPASLPVSLVQISLRNNNLSGVLVGESFKSLTRLQVVDFSSNQLSSAVPSVFFQLPSLQQLTLSFNEFTNLEAPYKGTESQSGLVAVDLSNNRLKGFLPSFMAVMPKLSSLSLENNEFTGRIPTQFGVKTVFPEKGVSSFGRLLLGGNYLLGGIPRPLLALKRDSANVSLVDNCLYRCPHSFFFCQGGQQKSLAQCNRFSPASTP, encoded by the coding sequence ATGGGGACTCTCTGCTTCCCTCTATTTGCGACCATGGCAATTTGGGGGCTATTGTTAGGAGCAGAATCAAAAACACATGTCGGAGATGCAGAGGTTCTGAAGGAGCTGAAGCAAGGTTTGGAGCCTGGTTCGGTGAAGCCAGGCTCGTGCGTGAGCTCCTGGGACTTCACCTTGGACCCATGCGACAACCTTTTCGGCGACAAGTTCACGTGTGGCTTCAGATGCGACGTCGTCGTTTCGGGGCTGAGTCGAGTCACGGAACTCGCCTTAGACCAAGCTGGTTACTCTGGCTCCCTCTCCTTCACTTGGAACCTTCCTTATCTACAAACTCTCGATCTCTCCAACAACTACTTCTCCGGTCAAATTCCATATTCCTTCTCAAATCTCACTCGTCTGAGCCGACTCAGTCTCTCGTCCAACTCGTTCTCCGGCGAGATACCCTCTTCTCTCGGCACACTCTCCAACCTCCAAGAGCTTTACCTCGACAACAACAACCTGCGAGGAACAATCCCACAAAGTTTCGACAACCTGGCCAACCTTAAAAGACTCGAACTCCAGTCAAACAAACTCAACACCCGCCTTCCAAACCTGGGGTCCCTAAGAAACCTTAAATTTCTCTACCTAAGCGACAACTCCGTCACTGGAACATTGCCGGCTTCTCTCCCTGTTTCCTTGGTTCAGATTTCACTCAGGAACAACAACTTAAGCGGTGTCTTAGTTGGTGAAAGTTTCAAGAGCTTGACGAGGTTGCAGGTGGTGGATTTCAGCTCCAACCAATTGAGTAGTGCTGTTCCCTCTGTTTTCTTCCAGCTTCCGTCGTTGCAGCAGTTGACACTGTCCTTCAACGAATTCACGAATCTCGAAGCGCCTTATAAGGGAACGGAATCTCAGAGCGGGCTTGTAGCGGTTGATCTGAGCAACAACAGGCTTAAGGGGTTTTTGCCGTCGTTCATGGCGGTGATGCCGAAGCTTTCGTCGTTATCGTTGGAGAACAACGAGTTCACGGGGAGAATACCGACCCAGTTTGGGGTGAAAACGGTGTTTCCCGAAAAGGGGGTGTCTTCGTTCGGGAGGCTTCTGTTAGGTGGGAATTACTTGCTGGGAGGGATACCTCGACCCTTGTTAGCGCTGAAACGCGATTCTGCGAACGTGAGTTTGGTTGATAACTGCTTATACAGGTGCCCTCATAGTTTCTTTTTCTGCCAGGGTGGCCAACAGAAGTCCTTGGCACAGTGTAATAGATTTAGCCCTGCCTCCACTCCTTAA